In Variovorax paradoxus, a single genomic region encodes these proteins:
- a CDS encoding esterase/lipase family protein — MAVQGEEEDIWLDFSLGMDNFAEVTAVTTPVSDKRKIRVRVPPGKLIPIVFLPGIMGSNLRLTRERQELLKRTDNLAWGPDKKGDAFTRRTASAAARQMRLDPDAVEVDIYEATGEKLEGKKTSRFDATGNTTISSDQRHDNVPHDLGDVSKLLVTDPKADPNHPLAQNRQSFTAAQKARARGWSEVMFEAYGGILQLMERQLNDILRREKNKYVVSPAWLDKDNPEALVGRAPSSFGVHHDAQPLSEDDLRKIGECWYPVHAFGYNWLKSNGQEAKSLAEKIERLIDTYNHNGFDCPGVILVTHSMGGILARALMHAEYGGIRHRILGVVHGVMPTTGAAAAYKRMRAGFEGSNKPWWHLQAQVVGSITQSVLGDNGEEVTAVLANAQGGLELLPAAAYGTQWLQVQDDNGKFLAKLPQGDAVSEIYTLDRDKWWRLINPDWIDPAKQAEKPKEEGGKPNDQIGPDATTRRIKLAMDFANAIENTFHQRTYAHYGSDPRQPAWNDLVWRVVDGDPVIAGDPLTWTLMPGHKGDNGEGTLRVKGDGGEVLKLKLQPPMTPSDGTVPVERSAAKVRAKVKCVQTGYDHQGSYGDANASAATLYGIVRIAADFDSAWWAEKY; from the coding sequence ATGGCGGTGCAGGGAGAAGAAGAGGACATCTGGCTGGACTTCAGCCTGGGCATGGACAACTTTGCCGAAGTCACTGCCGTCACAACACCGGTCAGCGACAAGCGAAAGATCCGCGTGCGCGTGCCCCCGGGCAAGCTCATTCCCATCGTGTTCCTGCCCGGCATCATGGGCAGCAACCTGCGCCTGACCCGGGAGCGGCAGGAACTGCTCAAGCGCACCGACAACCTCGCGTGGGGGCCCGACAAGAAAGGAGACGCCTTTACCCGGCGCACCGCGAGCGCCGCGGCCCGGCAGATGCGCCTGGACCCCGACGCCGTGGAAGTGGACATCTACGAGGCCACGGGCGAAAAACTCGAAGGAAAGAAAACCAGCCGCTTCGACGCCACCGGCAACACAACCATCAGCTCCGACCAGCGCCACGACAACGTGCCGCATGACCTGGGCGATGTCAGCAAGCTGCTGGTGACCGACCCGAAGGCCGACCCGAACCACCCGCTTGCGCAGAATCGGCAGAGCTTCACCGCCGCGCAGAAGGCCCGCGCGCGCGGCTGGAGCGAAGTGATGTTCGAGGCCTACGGCGGCATCCTCCAGCTGATGGAGCGCCAGCTCAACGACATCCTGCGCCGCGAAAAAAACAAGTACGTCGTCTCGCCGGCCTGGCTCGACAAGGACAACCCGGAAGCGCTGGTGGGCCGGGCGCCGTCGAGCTTCGGCGTCCACCACGACGCGCAGCCGCTGAGCGAGGACGACCTGCGCAAGATCGGCGAATGCTGGTATCCGGTGCATGCCTTCGGCTACAACTGGCTCAAGAGCAACGGCCAGGAGGCCAAGTCGCTGGCGGAGAAGATCGAGCGGCTCATCGACACCTACAACCACAACGGCTTCGACTGCCCGGGCGTGATCCTCGTGACCCACAGCATGGGCGGCATCCTCGCGCGGGCGTTGATGCATGCGGAATACGGCGGCATCCGGCACCGGATCCTGGGCGTGGTGCACGGGGTGATGCCCACCACCGGCGCGGCGGCGGCGTACAAGCGCATGCGCGCGGGCTTCGAGGGCAGCAACAAGCCCTGGTGGCACCTGCAGGCGCAGGTGGTGGGCAGCATCACGCAGAGCGTGCTGGGCGACAACGGCGAGGAAGTGACCGCCGTGCTGGCCAATGCGCAGGGCGGTCTCGAGTTGCTGCCCGCGGCGGCGTACGGCACGCAGTGGCTGCAGGTGCAGGACGACAACGGCAAGTTCCTGGCGAAGCTGCCGCAGGGCGATGCGGTGAGCGAGATCTATACGCTGGATCGGGACAAGTGGTGGCGGTTGATCAATCCGGATTGGATCGATCCGGCGAAGCAGGCCGAGAAGCCGAAGGAAGAAGGTGGCAAGCCGAATGACCAGATCGGTCCGGACGCGACCACTAGGCGCATCAAGCTGGCGATGGATTTCGCCAATGCCATCGAGAACACCTTCCATCAACGTACCTACGCGCACTACGGTAGCGACCCGCGGCAGCCGGCCTGGAACGACCTCGTGTGGCGCGTCGTTGACGGCGATCCGGTCATCGCGGGCGACCCGCTGACGTGGACGCTCATGCCCGGGCACAAAGGCGACAACGGCGAGGGCACCTTGCGAGTGAAGGGTGACGGCGGGGAGGTACTCAAGCTGAAGCTACAGCCACCTATGACACCCAGCGACGGCACGGTGCCTGTGGAGCGCAGCGCCGCCAAGGTGCGCGCCAAGGTCAAGTGCGTGCAAACAGGCTACGACCACCAGGGCAGCTATGGCGACGCCAACGCCAGTGCGGCCACGCTCTACGGCATCGTTCGCATCGCAGCAGACTTCGATTCGGCGTGGTGGGCGGAGAAGTACTGA
- a CDS encoding type VI secretion system Vgr family protein — MGEALQFHRLVGREALSQANAFDVELLGNSNTIDAKALLGKAATVSMQTGHGGTRHLAGIVTRFGLAREDARHAFYAMRLRPWFWLATKRHDYRIFQDRGVPEIVAEVLERYGHPFEQKLSRNYRNWTYCVQYGESDFDFVSRLCEHEGIYYYVRHEATQHVLVFADDIANSHSPLPGGETVRYHPHEQSGMTGGEEPAERIYAWETGEELRSGRYGSDDYDFEKPKADLKSRRQMPPGHDHDDHEVFEWPGHYLLNSDGDAYAQTRNEELLSARNQAHGRSNLRSLAPGHTLRLAGHPCEAQNRQYLLLGVAYHLQENLRATEGTGDTSGGSIQRFAFDAQPTSMAWRAPRTTPKPRTGGPQTAVVVGPAGHEIWTDQHGRIKVRFRWDRLGRADENASCWLRVSHGWAGGHFGTAALPRIGQEVVVDFLDGDPDHPIVVGRFHNADAMPAWQLPRETHLTSMRSRELGGSLRGNHLVLDDSAGKVQAQLKSDHQCSSLSLGHIGRIEDTAGRKDDRGQGFELRTDGHGVLRAAQGLLVSTEPRPNARAHVTDMGETVARLTQARELHEGMCRMALDAGAHQSGDQDEVAKALKQQNDAIRGANDGGNGGAPGREFPEFSQPHLTLASPSGIQTTAQGSSHFMSAGHNALTSGGHTSIAAAKSFLVSARNAVRLFAYKAGMKLVAAQADIDVVALKNGINILAKLNIRQEANRITITAVEEVVINGGSSYTCWNASGIVHGTRGLWREHAARHSNMGPDSRTPEKMNHDVQTRFDQEVLFHHIDEENTLAARQVFELLRNGEPGGQEGDEITNTAGTTQQQRSDGPEVYKIKWRGRAE, encoded by the coding sequence ATGGGCGAGGCGCTGCAGTTCCATCGGCTGGTCGGGCGCGAGGCGCTGAGCCAGGCGAATGCCTTCGACGTCGAGTTGCTCGGCAACAGCAACACTATCGACGCCAAGGCCCTGCTCGGCAAGGCCGCCACCGTGTCGATGCAGACCGGCCACGGCGGCACGCGGCATCTAGCCGGCATCGTCACGCGCTTCGGCCTTGCGCGCGAGGACGCGCGGCACGCCTTCTACGCCATGCGGCTGCGCCCGTGGTTCTGGCTGGCCACGAAGCGGCACGACTACCGGATCTTCCAGGACCGCGGCGTTCCCGAGATCGTGGCCGAAGTGCTGGAGCGTTACGGCCATCCCTTCGAGCAGAAGCTCTCGCGCAACTACCGCAATTGGACCTACTGCGTGCAGTACGGCGAGAGCGACTTCGATTTCGTCTCGCGCCTGTGCGAGCACGAGGGCATCTACTACTACGTGCGGCACGAAGCCACGCAGCACGTGCTGGTGTTCGCGGACGACATCGCCAATTCGCACAGCCCCCTGCCCGGCGGCGAAACGGTGCGCTATCACCCGCACGAGCAATCCGGCATGACCGGGGGCGAGGAGCCCGCCGAGCGCATCTACGCCTGGGAGACGGGCGAGGAACTGCGCTCCGGCCGCTACGGCAGCGACGACTACGATTTCGAAAAACCCAAGGCCGACCTGAAGAGCCGGCGCCAGATGCCGCCCGGCCACGATCACGACGACCACGAAGTCTTCGAATGGCCCGGCCACTACCTGCTGAACAGCGACGGCGACGCATACGCGCAGACCCGCAACGAAGAACTGCTCAGCGCGCGCAACCAAGCCCATGGCCGCTCCAACCTGCGCTCGCTGGCGCCGGGCCACACGCTGCGGCTGGCGGGCCATCCGTGCGAGGCGCAGAACCGGCAATACCTGCTGCTGGGCGTCGCCTATCACCTGCAGGAGAACCTGCGGGCAACCGAAGGCACGGGCGACACGTCCGGCGGCTCCATCCAGCGCTTTGCCTTCGATGCGCAGCCCACCAGCATGGCCTGGCGCGCGCCGCGCACCACGCCCAAGCCGCGCACCGGCGGGCCGCAGACCGCCGTGGTGGTCGGGCCGGCAGGCCACGAAATCTGGACCGACCAGCACGGCCGCATCAAGGTGCGGTTCCGCTGGGACCGGCTGGGGCGCGCAGACGAAAACGCCTCGTGCTGGCTGCGCGTATCGCACGGCTGGGCCGGCGGCCACTTCGGCACGGCGGCGCTGCCTCGCATAGGACAGGAGGTGGTCGTCGACTTTCTGGACGGCGACCCCGACCACCCCATCGTCGTCGGCCGCTTCCACAACGCCGACGCCATGCCCGCATGGCAGCTGCCCCGCGAAACCCACCTGACAAGCATGCGCAGCCGCGAGCTGGGCGGCAGCCTGCGCGGCAACCACCTGGTGCTGGACGACAGCGCGGGCAAGGTGCAGGCCCAGCTCAAGAGCGACCACCAATGCAGCAGCCTGAGCCTTGGGCACATCGGCCGCATCGAAGACACCGCGGGCCGCAAGGACGACCGCGGCCAGGGCTTCGAGCTGCGCACCGACGGCCATGGCGTGCTGCGTGCCGCGCAGGGATTGCTGGTCAGCACCGAGCCCAGGCCGAACGCGCGGGCACACGTCACCGACATGGGCGAGACCGTCGCGCGGCTCACGCAGGCACGCGAACTGCACGAGGGCATGTGCCGGATGGCGCTCGATGCCGGAGCCCACCAAAGCGGCGACCAGGACGAAGTCGCCAAGGCGCTCAAGCAACAGAACGACGCGATCAGAGGCGCCAATGACGGCGGCAACGGCGGTGCGCCGGGCCGCGAGTTTCCCGAGTTCAGCCAGCCGCATTTGACCCTGGCCAGCCCTTCGGGCATCCAGACCACCGCGCAGGGCTCCAGCCATTTCATGAGCGCCGGGCACAACGCGCTCACCAGCGGCGGCCACACCAGCATCGCCGCGGCCAAAAGCTTCCTGGTCTCGGCCAGGAACGCGGTGCGCCTGTTCGCCTACAAGGCCGGCATGAAGCTGGTGGCCGCGCAAGCGGACATCGACGTCGTCGCGCTGAAGAACGGCATCAACATCCTCGCCAAGCTGAACATCCGGCAGGAAGCCAACCGCATCACCATCACCGCAGTGGAGGAAGTCGTCATCAACGGCGGCTCCAGCTACACCTGCTGGAATGCGTCGGGCATCGTGCACGGCACCCGCGGCCTGTGGCGCGAGCATGCGGCAAGGCACAGCAACATGGGCCCCGACAGCCGCACGCCCGAGAAGATGAACCATGACGTGCAGACCCGCTTCGACCAGGAGGTGCTGTTCCATCACATCGACGAGGAGAACACGCTTGCGGCGAGGCAGGTGTTCGAGCTTCTGCGCAACGGCGAGCCCGGCGGCCAGGAAGGCGACGAGATCACGAATACCGCCGGCACCACTCAGCAACAGCGCTCGGATGGACCGGAGGTCTACAAGATCAAGTGGCGAGGGAGGGCCGAGTGA
- a CDS encoding T6SS immunity protein Tli4 family protein translates to MSRRIEKLFEHTKLLCFGRYVLTAPVESRLAFGRDFPTLPNRANDIEKVMAAARAEILEADKTAEITYYGKGPAPSLWLIRSFKSVSAKKYDLESFQTFYVVGPHIFLGGSATDGGFTAESILRDAAETARNLRLRMPDDVPPDQGLCHKYGFTRVDGSQGAAFSQAGLHMAALPDVVFSVQSNQSQSTKGSNGYGLLKLINDRKREAGSNYPKLTTLREGKKKVHGWDGEESLVRMADGSHDFEWMFVGESGNVARPGNLDVTMFSKVASDRVGAAEASSLNDEEAIALWDKLLEGFKFRVAVPGAPAEAVALR, encoded by the coding sequence ATGAGCCGACGCATCGAGAAACTGTTCGAGCACACCAAGCTGCTGTGCTTCGGCCGCTATGTGCTGACTGCACCCGTGGAATCGAGGCTGGCATTCGGGCGAGACTTCCCGACGTTGCCGAACCGAGCCAACGACATCGAGAAAGTAATGGCCGCCGCCCGAGCTGAAATACTCGAGGCAGACAAGACCGCCGAGATCACTTATTACGGCAAGGGGCCGGCGCCGAGCCTTTGGCTGATTCGCTCCTTCAAGAGCGTATCTGCGAAGAAATACGACTTGGAGAGTTTCCAGACCTTTTACGTGGTCGGGCCCCACATCTTCCTTGGCGGAAGCGCGACAGATGGCGGCTTCACCGCTGAGTCGATTCTTCGAGATGCGGCGGAGACCGCCAGAAACCTGCGCCTGCGCATGCCCGATGACGTTCCACCCGATCAGGGCCTGTGCCATAAATATGGATTCACCCGGGTCGATGGCTCTCAAGGTGCGGCGTTCTCTCAAGCAGGCCTGCATATGGCCGCCCTGCCCGACGTAGTTTTCAGCGTCCAAAGTAACCAGAGCCAGAGCACCAAAGGCAGCAATGGCTACGGCTTGCTCAAGCTCATCAACGACCGCAAGCGCGAGGCAGGCAGCAACTACCCAAAGCTGACGACGCTGCGCGAGGGAAAGAAGAAAGTCCACGGTTGGGACGGCGAGGAATCGCTGGTGCGCATGGCCGATGGCTCGCACGACTTCGAGTGGATGTTCGTCGGCGAATCCGGCAACGTCGCGCGCCCTGGCAACCTCGACGTGACCATGTTCAGCAAGGTCGCCTCCGACCGCGTGGGCGCGGCCGAGGCCTCCTCGCTCAACGACGAAGAGGCCATCGCGCTGTGGGACAAGCTGCTCGAAGGCTTCAAGTTTCGCGTGGCCGTTCCCGGTGCGCCCGCCGAGGCCGTGGCGCTCAGGTGA
- a CDS encoding T6SS immunity protein Tli4 family protein encodes MNRRIEKLFEHTKLLCFGRYVLTAPMESRLAFGRDFPTLPNQANDIEKVMENKRAKILAGHKTAEVTYFGKGPAPETWLIRSFGDKFAKELELESFELYYVVGPHIFVGGNATAKSYNVTADSILANAIETARNLRTREPDEVPIDQGLCHQYGFKRLDGSKGNVFTQAGLHIAALPDVVFSVQSNQTQSTTGSNGYGLLKLINDRKREAGSNYPQLTTLREGKKKVHGWDGEESLVRMADGSHDFEWMFIGENGGSVARPGNLDVTMFSKVASDRVGAAEASSLNDEEAIALWDKLLEGFKFRVAVPGAPAEAVAIK; translated from the coding sequence ATGAACCGACGCATTGAGAAACTGTTCGAGCACACAAAGCTGCTGTGCTTCGGCCGCTATGTGCTGACTGCCCCCATGGAATCGAGGTTGGCGTTCGGGCGCGACTTCCCGACATTGCCCAACCAAGCCAACGACATCGAGAAGGTAATGGAGAACAAGCGCGCAAAGATTTTGGCGGGTCACAAGACTGCCGAAGTTACCTACTTCGGCAAAGGACCAGCTCCGGAAACGTGGTTGATACGTTCCTTCGGGGACAAATTCGCAAAAGAGCTTGAGCTGGAAAGCTTCGAGCTTTACTACGTCGTAGGCCCGCACATCTTCGTAGGCGGGAACGCCACGGCCAAGAGCTACAACGTGACGGCCGATTCGATCCTCGCGAACGCAATCGAGACCGCCAGGAATCTGCGCACACGAGAACCCGACGAAGTGCCCATCGATCAAGGCCTGTGCCACCAGTACGGCTTCAAGCGGCTCGACGGCTCCAAGGGCAACGTCTTCACCCAGGCCGGCCTGCACATCGCCGCCCTGCCCGACGTAGTGTTCAGTGTCCAGAGCAACCAGACCCAGAGCACCACGGGAAGCAACGGCTACGGCCTTCTCAAGCTCATCAACGACCGCAAGCGCGAGGCAGGCAGCAACTACCCGCAGCTGACAACGCTGCGCGAGGGAAAAAAGAAAGTCCACGGCTGGGACGGCGAGGAATCGCTGGTGCGCATGGCCGACGGCTCGCATGACTTCGAGTGGATGTTTATCGGCGAGAACGGCGGCAGCGTTGCGCGCCCCGGCAACCTAGACGTGACCATGTTCAGCAAGGTCGCCTCCGACCGCGTGGGCGCGGCCGAAGCCTCCTCGCTCAACGACGAAGAGGCCATCGCGCTATGGGACAAGCTGCTCGAAGGCTTCAAGTTTCGCGTGGCCGTTCCCGGTGCGCCCGCCGAGGCCGTGGCGATCAAGTGA